The Theobroma cacao cultivar B97-61/B2 chromosome 1, Criollo_cocoa_genome_V2, whole genome shotgun sequence genome contains the following window.
CTTACAAAACTCACTTACCTTATCCTAATCCAAATCTTAAAGTGTCGGTCACAGAGTCATTCCTGtataaatgaaaaagtttACAAGTTTTCTACTTCGAGAGTAAATGGTTTTGGGGTTCTCGTCGCCTACATGACTGTTCCTGAAGTTGATCTTAAATGTATAATCCTCGTAAAATATAATACATTTTATCTTAATTAGAATAACTGAAAAACCTATAtacttcaatttttatttaaaaaaaaaataagttttgataGTGAAAAACAATTGAGGAAAATGTAATGCTTCTCTCAGTCTAGCAGAACGAAACTTGAATGAAGTTTTACTGTAGCATGGACCAGCCAGAAGCTGGGCAAGCCATGTGCTAGTTATACCATCAGGTTCAGGAAAAAAGATGGAAAGGGTGTTTGATGTTGTATGGTGGGCTCCCTAAGCGCTTCCGCTTTAAGACTAAGATGGCAACTCCACCGGCCCGGACATCATTAAAAGCTTCGAGTACAATTAGCCAACTCCGTGCCCAGCTTATTGGGGAACTAGAGCCAAAGGAGGCAACAAGTATCCGCCTCGTATCTCTTGATTTGTCGATTTTCAGAACATCATATTTTCAGCTGGACCATTCAATCAGAAAAAATCTAAACATAAGACATCCTAACTCATAAACTAATGTATATATGGCATGTGGTCATTCTTTCTCAGCAAGAAATGGTCATTAATTaaatactctttttcttttggaagaGAAGGGTTTCTAGCaatcaaatttcaattctAATAAAGGGGTAACATACATATTTCAAAACAGACCCAAAGAGGAACTTGTCAGGGAATCACAGGTAAGTCAGCCTCAAGTTACAAATCTCAAATCATATGAAGTTCCCCGGAATGCTTCGGATTATATAGTTTACTAAATAATGCTATTCTGAGTACATGGGCAGAAACGTTAAACAGGAAACACGACCAGAATTCAATATACTGGTATATATGATCATTCGAGTTCTGTACAATAAAAGAAGGGTCTAATTTCATTTACAGTAAACTTGATAATGTAACACAAACTTAAAACTTATCAATCTGTCATACACTAATCCCAGATCCATTATTGGATTTCCGCCCATCACACAGCATAGAGCCTTATAACTTGATCTATCTTACCTCGGCAAACAGGGCAAAGACCATTTTTGGCCTTTATCTCATTTAAACAAGACATGCAACCAGCCATATGACCACAGGGGATGCATGCACCTTCAATTGGAGCTTCCCAACATATTATACATGAGGAAGAACCACCTTGTTCTTTAACATCATTTGCGGAGGCTCCATAACCTGTTGTCACTGAAACAGGCAAATCAGCTGGATTGGGATCAATTGAAGGATAATGAATCAGTCCTTCATCTAAAACATCCTTGGGAATTGGTGGAGCAGATGGAGCTGAAGAGTCGGTAACATAGACTGCACTTGTTTGGACAAGAGGGGAAGGATCTGCGAGGTTTTGGACATGATGGCTCTGTTCACCACTTGGCCTAGAATCAGCCACACCCCAGTCATTGTAGTCTTTTTTTGTTGGTCCGTCCATCCATCTACTGTGATACCCAAGGGTTTGTACATGATGACTTTGCTTGCCAGCTGGCCTAGAATCAGACGCACCCCAGCCATTGTAGTCTTTTCTTGCTGGTCCATCCATCCATCCAGTATTACTTGACGCTGAATGTGCCTGTCCAACAGCAGGAACCCATCCATTATATCTTTCAATATGTGCAGAATTCTCCCAACCATTAGCACGAATTGCCCCAGAGCTCTGGTTATTATCCAGTTCTGCAGGTTCAGCAGCAGTCTGACGTGCAGTTGCTGCACTGGAATTTTGGGTATCAAGATCCGTTGCAGAAGGGATAACCTAGAACATTGAAGTTCATGTTACGCAAGATGCTTACTGCATGTTATTTAATGCATTTTATCAAACAAAATGAAGCAAAGTAATACTGTTTGTGATACATAAAGACCAACTTTCCAAACTAATCCAACATGACAAATGAGTTATTAACCCAAATAATCAACATCCCAACTGACTAATCACAGAAAATTCAAGAAGACAAAGTGCACTCAGTTGACTAACTTGATCAGTGAACAAATCAAAGATGCTAAATCAGAAACCAGACCTTTGAAGCAATCCTTTTTAACAGAACCAAATGACTAGGCATAAACATGTCTTTCATTACAACTTCAATTATATAGCCTCCATGACTTTAAGGGCAgcattcaaaacaatttacaCCAAAATGCTGCCcagaaaaataatgaactCATTTTCCAGTCATTGCTGTTGGCATTTTAACTCAAGCAGAAGCCTATCACTCTAGTTAAGATAATCAGACAAATGAGAGCCCCATACAATTACAATGAAGCAATTATCCTAGTTTCACAAGAATGTCTTGTGATGAAATTTACCTGAAATATTCAATACCTATGTTAGTTTTCAAATACACCTTTTTGAAGTAACAGCGTAACACTAATATACCCCTTAAAAGATAAAGCATCAGACTTCCATTTCTAAAGCTGATATATACACCCATCTCCATTGCATCTGCTCAGGTaagatttcttctttttgtaacaaattaaatttctgCAGACACCATATATTATCACCTCTCTGAAGATTGATCATGGATGtatttagtttcttttttgcaAAAAATTAGACTGTGAATTTCAGCAAGATGATACGGAATCAACTAAACCTATAGATCCCTGAACATGTACCTGAGGAATTCCTTTGCATGCACCATATAACCATCGAAGCTGCTGTTTGTCCCCCTCATTTCCCGATGCAAGCTTGTATCGAGTTTCTAATagataaaaatgaaatgagtaAGAAGGTTCAAACACCCAGAGATTCAACATATGAAAAGATTGTTGGTGAACACAAAGGGGAAATGACAAAGTCAATGTCTATTCTATTTAATCGTTACATTTACCACCGCCTCCACAGTTAAATTGTTGAGTATTTTGatttaactaaaattcaaaatcttgCATTCTATGTTTGCTTGATTTctctacatttttttttctccttcttgTTTCTTGAGCAATGTTACAATAAGGTATTAAAGCTTCAGGTTTGGTGAATCAACATTTCACAAAAGATGTCCAAAGTTACTAGTGTTATGGATTTCTCAATTAAGAAGTTTGATTGGAAGACCAGTTTTAATACAGTGACAAAGAAGGATGAAAGATATCCTTGTGTAGCAAGGCTTGATGCGCCCCTTTCTAGAGAAAGTGAAAGGTGACAAGATGACATAAAAAGGATGTTGAATGGGTAGAGTTAAAGGCATAATGTGTTAGCATTATTCAGTTTTGCATCAAGGATAACATTTTTAATCATGTTATTAATGAGTAATCCCCTTCAAAGTTGTGGGTGATGTtgaaaaagatttatttggtGAAAATCTTTTGAACAAGTTGTAGTTTAGGAAAAATTGTATCTCTTGAAGATGGAAGAGAGCGAAGACTTAATGCACAAATGGACAAGCTCGACATGATCATTGATCAGTTGAAAAAGGTTGATGTGAAGGTGGACAAAGAGGAGAAAACATTGTTATTCCTTGCACCACTTCCTAACTCCTCTGAGGTTTTTATAGAATCTCTAATTTGTGGCAAACATACAATAACATTAAAGCAAGCACAAGCAATGTTGATGTTCCATGAAGcctgaaagaaaaataaggaagaggttagaaatttaattaactCACATTGGTGGTTAAGAGTCAAAAGAACAAGTCAACCAACAAAGGATCTAAAAGGCGACAAGTTTAGATCCGACTATGTTCAATGGCTTTGATGCAAAGGGTATGAGCATATTTGATGGGATTGTCTTATGAAAGCTAATGAGGGAAATTGGAACAAAAGTAAGCATGCTCTCATTACCAATAATGATTATGATACAATCCTCACAACTTTTGAAGGTTATACAAATTCTAAAGATGACTGGTATTTAGGTTCTTCTTGTGTCACTCACATATGCTCCTAAAACAATTACTTTGATTCGttttaagaagaatttgaCTTTGAGTGATAAGTCAATTGTGAATGTTATGGGTTTAGGACTTGTAAGAATCAAAATGCTTGATGGGATTGTGCAATCTTTGGTGGTGTGGCCTATGTCTCAAAGATGTGTAGAAATCTAATAGTATTGAGCCTTTTAAACTCAGGTATGGATATTCTGCCAATGGTGGAGTAGTAAAAGTCACACAAGACAACATGGTCCTAATGAGAGAGAATTTGCATAATGATTTTTATCATCCAAAGTGTGAGACTTTGAAAGTATGCGAACAGTCCATAAGCGATGGTAACTACTAAAAACAGGTTTTATCTACCAAGAAGGAGATGAAAGGTTTCCATGGAATAGATGATTAAGAGATGACGAAAAATCTTACCAATTCTGGTGAATTGGAGGGGTCGTGAAGGTCTTAATCCAAAGTCAATAAGTGTCATTGACTTGATGGTCACATATCTGCATTGGTTGTTAGTGAAATCAAGCATTGGATCATGCTTGATTCGCTATGTGTAGTCAAGGTAATTTTGAAGGCCAAAGGTTAGGAAAGTCTTGTGCTTGGAGAGTTCAAAATGTTGGAAAGTCAATGAATCATGGAGTTGCAATTGATTGCAACGAGTGGAAGAAGTTTGCAGAgtttaaattaaagtaaaaggAGGGGATCGTTGAgttttttggtttgactaaaatttaaaatcttatttgactaatattttacttggtATACAATATTACTGATTGTATGTTTTAAACATCTTATTCTATATCGAGTCCTAATCTTATCctacttttgattttttagtaTAGAAGTGGTTTTTTAGGCTCTGCAACTTGTGTAGTGTTTTGAgagttctagagagagaaacactATGTCTTTTACTCTAGGTGGAGCTAGAGTATGTCTAAGTGAATGTTCTTGTGAGGCTATTAAGAGTATGTGTACAAGGGGTCTAGAGagattttattgtattttacTTTCACAATAGTAGAAGAACTATTCCACTTTGTAGATGTAGACAAGTGGCCAAATCACAtgaatttttgtgttttttgttTGCTTGACTTCTCAACGTCTTTGTTTCCTTGTTACTTGAGcaatttcacaacataaacaATTCACCAATCATAGAAAACTTCCAAAGCTGCCATGTCAATTTGGACAAGTTAAATACACAATGGTGGAGTTTGCCTCATCTTATTGATATGTAGGACAGAACAATGGTATGataaaagagaacaaaaacaaagtcaTCAAACCGAACTCAAACATTTAATCAaccatttttatattaatgatTTATAAGAAATCATGAAATACCAAAGCTGATCGGAATACCACAATTATGAGGCAAGCATGATGCAGGATCTTTACTGATGTGCAAAGGTCACATGCAACAGCCAAAAGAAGGAACAACCATTCAATTAATAAGAACCCCCCAATCCAGTGTCTAAGGGCAGTAAAGAACAAGAGGAACCATAACATCACTAAAGGTATTCTTAATCACGGTCAACTACTTATCTACCAAAATGACAATGGGCTCACTTACTTACAGGAAAAAAATAtccacaaaagaaaaatgggttCAGTTCTAGGAAGTTACTGGTTTGATCAACTATGGCAAGTGATGGATCTGATTGATGAAATTTGGGCTCTTCAATTTTGGCCTTCCAAAGAGCAATCACTATGTGAGGCTGGGCATCCTGCTCATATCAAGAACCACTTTCAAATACTAATAAATAGATGGAGATAtgaaatataaacatataaattagaaaaaatcaaTATCTTTGAACTGAAGCTACAAACTTGAAGTCCCTGCAACACAACTTACTATGAAACTAGTAAACAAAATCCACCAATTATTAGCCACTTAATTTGGGTGCTACATTGGAGGTAAACCAAATATAGTTTTTCCCCCAAAGCGGATGTGTGCTGCACATCCCAAGATTACTAACAGAAGCATATAAAGCAAGCAGACTGATGTATGACATCTGCCCTTCTCGCATGCAAACAAGTAACTTAAGAAACACTGTCAGTAAAAATCATGCCTTTTCCCCAAAAAAACAAACTTGAAAGGAAAACCAAAAGGGGATTATGCAATGGCTATAGTAACTTCTCTCTcacaaattatttatataataatccTAAAGGTCATTCAAC
Protein-coding sequences here:
- the LOC18613131 gene encoding putative E3 ubiquitin-protein ligase XBAT35; amino-acid sequence: MGQKLDTMGDQQSKDELLYQAASAGNVDAIKALCREGAAIEWIDRDGKTPLIVACMNPELIHVVKTLIEMDANVNAYRPGRNAGTPLHHAAKRGLEQTVKLLLSHGANALLRNDDCHTPLEVARIKGCTNVVRAIENHICCFCGWLREFRGPGFLGGFAPQLLSRKIWVVVIPCGSGNPMKPPRFELAIYSTLQDAQPHIVIALWKAKIEEPKFHQSDPSLAIVDQTKTRYKLASGNEGDKQQLRWLYGACKGIPQVIPSATDLDTQNSSAATARQTAAEPAELDNNQSSGAIRANGWENSAHIERYNGWVPAVGQAHSASSNTGWMDGPARKDYNGWGASDSRPAGKQSHHVQTLGYHSRWMDGPTKKDYNDWGVADSRPSGEQSHHVQNLADPSPLVQTSAVYVTDSSAPSAPPIPKDVLDEGLIHYPSIDPNPADLPVSVTTGYGASANDVKEQGGSSSCIICWEAPIEGACIPCGHMAGCMSCLNEIKAKNGLCPVCRGKIDQVIRLYAV